In a genomic window of Gossypium arboreum isolate Shixiya-1 chromosome 9, ASM2569848v2, whole genome shotgun sequence:
- the LOC108456821 gene encoding FHA domain-containing protein PS1 isoform X2, whose protein sequence is MGEEKEMKIPVFTVVKNGAILKNIFVINKSRYMEDGEESETPEEVLIVGRHPDCNIMLTHPSISRFHLQIHSRPTSLKLSVLDLSSVHGTWVSGKKIDPGLAVELNEGDTIKLGGSTRVYKLHWIPMSRAYDMENPYVSAMDVPMEEEKEEAVNTLSPKSEGAEEKDSLPVENKEEETSQSSVPGEEEELLSMDCILEGLAFLFGDGSSGVLVKKEIPSAPPMPENLNSSIYDDDDDDDDDDDVEKTRGEISELSGELSLDVESQYQKLGENSKTIFPEAVTKAISVSEGENSERYSDTENMHPSVVKEVENRRSIQESQLHLIEPTLDEEDILLINVMDCDEESQIPKPLSALKPTEERNLNGKFEEPEDYESENKSFCSASLLKEVVNSPLPTAPALLSSEYENLDSSPLRLETKSNLQSIWSRRGKPASVLQIQTGRSAGKAGAENKPNPKSLFVSSDEKEIFTPDKENFTPNTLSMKALKRKGKLEEDMMIASDTENQTPKLIKEQKSTRKASRNQQDIMIKGIAERAPFQSLMVDSAGKSTASNSKKIEKRIACPSLNKSAGEPRRTWSLIADTTSLLDKESRKTLKLLQGLKGTRLIIPRMVIRELDYLKRRGSLFRRTTEASSVLEWIEECMVKTKWWIHVQSTMEEGGPIAPTPPATPHSHFSEGSMGNSFGPFSAGGSLMKIATPTAEDHILDYALLCRKMKSDDGQLVVLSNDVTLKIKAMAEGLMCETVQEFRESVVNPFSERFMWADSSPRGHTWSVMDDVVLRDKYNRCPLKKPSKGGDIKGLKLILLHNSHYSHLNSFR, encoded by the exons ATGGGTGAGGAAAAAGAGATGAAAATTCCGGTGTTTACAGTGGTAAAGAATGGAGCAATTCTTAAGAACATTTTTGTCATCAACAAATCACGATATATGGAAGATGGTGAAGAATCAGAAACCCCCGAGGAAGTTTTGATAGTGGGAAGACACCCAGATTGCAACATCATGCTAACTCATCCAAGTATTAGCAGATTTCACCTCCAAATTCACTCCAGACCCACTTCCCTCAAACTCTCTGTCCTCGACCTTTCTTCTG TTCACGGGACCTGGGTTTCAGGGAAGAAGATTGACCCAGGACTTGCGGTCGAACTGAATGAAGGTGATACCATAAAACTTGGTGGCTCGACTAGGGTTTATAAACTGCATTGGATTCCTATGAGTCGTGCTTATGATATGGAAAACCCCTACGTATCTGCAATGGACGTGCCCATGGAAGAAGAGAAAGAGGAG GCGGTGAATACGTTATCACCCAAAAGTGAAGGTGCTGAGGAGAAAGATTCATTGCCGGTggaaaacaaagaagaagaaaCATCTCAG AGTTCAGTGCCAGGTGAAGAGGAAGAGCTTCTCTCAATGGATTGCATTTTGGAGGGTTTAGCTTTTTTATTTGGTGATGGAAGTTCAGGAGTGCTTGTGAAGAAAGAGATTCCATCAGCACCCCCGATGCCTGAAAATTTGAATTCTTCGATCTACGATGACGATGATGACGATGacgatgatgatgatgttgagaaGACGAGGGGGGAAATTTCTGAGCTTTCAGGGGAATTGAGTTTGGATGTTGAGTCCCAATATCAGAAGTTGGGAGAAAATAGCAAGACAATCTTTCCAGAGGCTGTCACAAAAGCAATCTCTGTCTCTGAAGGAGAGAATTCAGAGAGATACTCAGACACTGAGAACATGCATCCTTCAGTTGTAAAAGAAGTTGAAAACAGAAGATCGATACAAGAAAGCCAACTTCACCTGATAGAACCAACTTTGGATGAGGAGGATATATTGTTGATTAATGTAATGGACTGTGATGAAGAAAGCCAGATTCCCAAGCCGCTTTCTGCTTTGAAACCAACGGAGGAAAGGAACCTGAATGGAAAGTTTGAGGAACCTGAAGACTATGAGAGCGAAAATAAAAGTTTTTGTTCTGCTTCTCTCTTGAAGGAAGTAGTCAACTCACCTTTGCCTACTGCTCCTGCACTGCTGTCGTCTGAATATGAAAATTTAGACAGCTCTCCCCTGAGGTTAGAAACGAAATCCAACTTGCAAAGTATTTGGTCCAGAAGAGGTAAACCTGCTTCTGTTCTTCAGATTCAAACTGGGAGGAGCGCTGGAAAAGCTGGTGCTGAAAATAAACCCAACCCCAAATCTCTTTTTGTTAGCTCagatgaaaaagaaatttttACCCCCGACAAGGAGAATTTCACCCCAAATACTCTTTCGATGAAAGCCTTGAAAAGAAAGGGCAAGCTGGAAGAGGACATGATGATTGCCTCAGACACAGAAAACCAGACGCCCAAACTTATAAAAGAGCAGAAATCCACAAGGAAGGCCTCTCGAAATCAACAAGATATAATGATAAAGGGAATAGCAGAAAGGGCGCCATTCCAATCTTTGATGGTGGACTCTGCTGGCAAGTCTACTGCTTCCAATTCCAAGAAAATAGAGAAGAGGATTGCTTGTCCATCTTTG AACAAATCTGCTGGAGAGCCAAGGAGGACTTGGTCCCTGATAGCAGACACCACTTCTTTGCTGGATAAGGAATCAAGGAAGACTTTAAAGCTCTTACAAGGTCTCAAAGGGACTCGACTGATCATTCCAAGAATGG TCATAAGGGAATTAGATTATTTGAAGCGACGTGGTAGTCTATTCAGAAGAACAACAGAAGCCTCATCCGTCTTGGAATGGATTGAAGAGTGCATGGTGAAAACGAAATGGTGGATCCATGTCCAAAGCACTATGGAGGAAGGAGGGCCAATCGCACCAACACCACCCGCCACTCCCCACTCTCACTTTAGTGAAGGCAGTATGGGGAATTCGTTTGGACCATTTTCAGCTGGGGGAAGTCTGATGAAAATTGCTACACCCACAGCCGAAGATCATATCCTTGATTATGCCCTACTGTGTAGGAAGATGAAGAGTGATGATGGACAGTTGGTGGTGCTGAGTAATGATGTCACTCTAAAGATCAAGGCCATGGCAGAG GGTTTGATGTGTGAGACAGTGCAAGAATTCCGGGAGAGTGTGGTGAACCCCTTCTCAGAGCGGTTCATGTGGGCAGACAGCTCTCCTAGAGGACACACCTGGTCAGTGATGGATGATGTAGTTTTGAGGGACAAGTACAACCGTTGTCCCCTAAAGAAGCCATCCAAGGGAGGAGATATCAAGGGTTTGAAACTCATTCTGCTTCATAATTCCCACTATTCCCACCTCAATTCATTCCGCTGA
- the LOC108456821 gene encoding FHA domain-containing protein PS1 isoform X1 — translation MGEEKEMKIPVFTVVKNGAILKNIFVINKSRYMEDGEESETPEEVLIVGRHPDCNIMLTHPSISRFHLQIHSRPTSLKLSVLDLSSVHGTWVSGKKIDPGLAVELNEGDTIKLGGSTRVYKLHWIPMSRAYDMENPYVSAMDVPMEEEKEEVAVNTLSPKSEGAEEKDSLPVENKEEETSQSSVPGEEEELLSMDCILEGLAFLFGDGSSGVLVKKEIPSAPPMPENLNSSIYDDDDDDDDDDDVEKTRGEISELSGELSLDVESQYQKLGENSKTIFPEAVTKAISVSEGENSERYSDTENMHPSVVKEVENRRSIQESQLHLIEPTLDEEDILLINVMDCDEESQIPKPLSALKPTEERNLNGKFEEPEDYESENKSFCSASLLKEVVNSPLPTAPALLSSEYENLDSSPLRLETKSNLQSIWSRRGKPASVLQIQTGRSAGKAGAENKPNPKSLFVSSDEKEIFTPDKENFTPNTLSMKALKRKGKLEEDMMIASDTENQTPKLIKEQKSTRKASRNQQDIMIKGIAERAPFQSLMVDSAGKSTASNSKKIEKRIACPSLNKSAGEPRRTWSLIADTTSLLDKESRKTLKLLQGLKGTRLIIPRMVIRELDYLKRRGSLFRRTTEASSVLEWIEECMVKTKWWIHVQSTMEEGGPIAPTPPATPHSHFSEGSMGNSFGPFSAGGSLMKIATPTAEDHILDYALLCRKMKSDDGQLVVLSNDVTLKIKAMAEGLMCETVQEFRESVVNPFSERFMWADSSPRGHTWSVMDDVVLRDKYNRCPLKKPSKGGDIKGLKLILLHNSHYSHLNSFR, via the exons ATGGGTGAGGAAAAAGAGATGAAAATTCCGGTGTTTACAGTGGTAAAGAATGGAGCAATTCTTAAGAACATTTTTGTCATCAACAAATCACGATATATGGAAGATGGTGAAGAATCAGAAACCCCCGAGGAAGTTTTGATAGTGGGAAGACACCCAGATTGCAACATCATGCTAACTCATCCAAGTATTAGCAGATTTCACCTCCAAATTCACTCCAGACCCACTTCCCTCAAACTCTCTGTCCTCGACCTTTCTTCTG TTCACGGGACCTGGGTTTCAGGGAAGAAGATTGACCCAGGACTTGCGGTCGAACTGAATGAAGGTGATACCATAAAACTTGGTGGCTCGACTAGGGTTTATAAACTGCATTGGATTCCTATGAGTCGTGCTTATGATATGGAAAACCCCTACGTATCTGCAATGGACGTGCCCATGGAAGAAGAGAAAGAGGAGGTG GCGGTGAATACGTTATCACCCAAAAGTGAAGGTGCTGAGGAGAAAGATTCATTGCCGGTggaaaacaaagaagaagaaaCATCTCAG AGTTCAGTGCCAGGTGAAGAGGAAGAGCTTCTCTCAATGGATTGCATTTTGGAGGGTTTAGCTTTTTTATTTGGTGATGGAAGTTCAGGAGTGCTTGTGAAGAAAGAGATTCCATCAGCACCCCCGATGCCTGAAAATTTGAATTCTTCGATCTACGATGACGATGATGACGATGacgatgatgatgatgttgagaaGACGAGGGGGGAAATTTCTGAGCTTTCAGGGGAATTGAGTTTGGATGTTGAGTCCCAATATCAGAAGTTGGGAGAAAATAGCAAGACAATCTTTCCAGAGGCTGTCACAAAAGCAATCTCTGTCTCTGAAGGAGAGAATTCAGAGAGATACTCAGACACTGAGAACATGCATCCTTCAGTTGTAAAAGAAGTTGAAAACAGAAGATCGATACAAGAAAGCCAACTTCACCTGATAGAACCAACTTTGGATGAGGAGGATATATTGTTGATTAATGTAATGGACTGTGATGAAGAAAGCCAGATTCCCAAGCCGCTTTCTGCTTTGAAACCAACGGAGGAAAGGAACCTGAATGGAAAGTTTGAGGAACCTGAAGACTATGAGAGCGAAAATAAAAGTTTTTGTTCTGCTTCTCTCTTGAAGGAAGTAGTCAACTCACCTTTGCCTACTGCTCCTGCACTGCTGTCGTCTGAATATGAAAATTTAGACAGCTCTCCCCTGAGGTTAGAAACGAAATCCAACTTGCAAAGTATTTGGTCCAGAAGAGGTAAACCTGCTTCTGTTCTTCAGATTCAAACTGGGAGGAGCGCTGGAAAAGCTGGTGCTGAAAATAAACCCAACCCCAAATCTCTTTTTGTTAGCTCagatgaaaaagaaatttttACCCCCGACAAGGAGAATTTCACCCCAAATACTCTTTCGATGAAAGCCTTGAAAAGAAAGGGCAAGCTGGAAGAGGACATGATGATTGCCTCAGACACAGAAAACCAGACGCCCAAACTTATAAAAGAGCAGAAATCCACAAGGAAGGCCTCTCGAAATCAACAAGATATAATGATAAAGGGAATAGCAGAAAGGGCGCCATTCCAATCTTTGATGGTGGACTCTGCTGGCAAGTCTACTGCTTCCAATTCCAAGAAAATAGAGAAGAGGATTGCTTGTCCATCTTTG AACAAATCTGCTGGAGAGCCAAGGAGGACTTGGTCCCTGATAGCAGACACCACTTCTTTGCTGGATAAGGAATCAAGGAAGACTTTAAAGCTCTTACAAGGTCTCAAAGGGACTCGACTGATCATTCCAAGAATGG TCATAAGGGAATTAGATTATTTGAAGCGACGTGGTAGTCTATTCAGAAGAACAACAGAAGCCTCATCCGTCTTGGAATGGATTGAAGAGTGCATGGTGAAAACGAAATGGTGGATCCATGTCCAAAGCACTATGGAGGAAGGAGGGCCAATCGCACCAACACCACCCGCCACTCCCCACTCTCACTTTAGTGAAGGCAGTATGGGGAATTCGTTTGGACCATTTTCAGCTGGGGGAAGTCTGATGAAAATTGCTACACCCACAGCCGAAGATCATATCCTTGATTATGCCCTACTGTGTAGGAAGATGAAGAGTGATGATGGACAGTTGGTGGTGCTGAGTAATGATGTCACTCTAAAGATCAAGGCCATGGCAGAG GGTTTGATGTGTGAGACAGTGCAAGAATTCCGGGAGAGTGTGGTGAACCCCTTCTCAGAGCGGTTCATGTGGGCAGACAGCTCTCCTAGAGGACACACCTGGTCAGTGATGGATGATGTAGTTTTGAGGGACAAGTACAACCGTTGTCCCCTAAAGAAGCCATCCAAGGGAGGAGATATCAAGGGTTTGAAACTCATTCTGCTTCATAATTCCCACTATTCCCACCTCAATTCATTCCGCTGA
- the LOC108457190 gene encoding protein SENSITIVE TO PROTON RHIZOTOXICITY 1, producing the protein MDLKERVCDELQKEVPKGASSTNFNTQHQQKWEDPSSTLDYSTRIEPPFQAFNQTSQTQSLLLCNNQIKVPMQDGSINDLLQASKIQDWDPSAMLNNLSFLEQKIHQLQDLVYLIIARKGQVLGRPDELLVQQQQLVTADLTSIIIQLISTAGSLLSSVKQTLSAATTSLGQCGEFGGVVFPSSAQRLNDGVQPQNAGGSKVSEPPNSIDITSNNGNEQNNHIVEEHELKDEEDAEEGENLLPGTYEILQLEKEEILAPHTHFCTICGKGFKRDANLRMHMRGHGDEYKTPGALAKPTKESSSEPTIIKRYSCPYAGCKRNKDHKKFQPLKTILCVKNHYKRTHCDKSYICSRCNTKKFSVIADLKTHEKHCGKDKWLCSCGTTFSRKDKLFGHITLFQGHTPAIPSDEIKVAPAGTSDGATNKVGSVNFNLSSYVSSESEVQSSSMDIKGGIDDAVGYFSPLSFDTCNFGGFHEFP; encoded by the coding sequence ATGGATCTTAAAGAGAGGGTATGTGATGAGCTACAAAAGGAAGTTCCCAAAGGCGCGTCTTCTACTAATTTCAATACACAGCATCAGCAGAAGTGGGAAGATCCATCATCCACTTTAGATTACAGCACCAGGATCGAACCTCCTTTCCAGGCATTCAACCAGACCTCTCAAACTCAATCTTTGTTGTTGTGTAATAACCAAATCAAAGTCCCTATGCAAGATGGTTCCATTAATGACTTGCTTCAAGCCAGTAAAATCCAAGATTGGGATCCAAGTGCAATGCTAAACAATCTCTCATTCCTTGAGCAGAAGATCCATCAGCTTCAGGATTTGGTGTATTTAATCATTGCGCGGAAGGGTCAAGTGTTGGGGCGACCAGACGAACTTCTTGTTCAGCAGCAACAGCTAGTTACTGCGGATCTCACTTCAATTATAATTCAGCTGATATCTACTGCTGGTAGTCTTCTCTCGTCTGTAAAGCAAACACTTTCTGCAGCCACTACATCTCTGGGACAGTGTGGGGAGTTTGGTGGAGTTGTCTTCCCTTCTTCTGCACAAAGGCTGAATGATGGGGTTCAGCCACAAAATGCTGGTGGAAGCAAAGTCTCTGAGCCGCCAAATTCTATTGATATTACTAGTAACAATGGAAACGAGCAGAATAATCATATAGTCGAGGAGCATGAATTGAAAGATGAGGAAGATGCTGAGGAAGGAGAAAACCTTTTGCCTGGCACGTATGAGATACTGCAGTTAGAAAAGGAAGAAATCCTTGCGCCCCACACTCATTTCTGCACTATATGTGGAAAAGGATTCAAGAGAGATGCAAATTTACGAATGCATATGAGGGGTCATGGAGACGAGTACAAAACACCAGGGGCCCTTGCGAAACCCACTAAAGAATCCAGCTCTGAACCAACTATTATTAAGAGGTATTCCTGCCCTTATGCTGGTTGCAAGCGGAACAAGGATCACAAAAAGTTTCAGCCACTGAAGACCATTTTATGCGTCAAAAACCATTACAAGAGAACCCACTGTGACAAGAGCTACATTTGCAGCAGATGCAATACCAAGAAATTCTCAGTAATTGCTGATCTGAAAACTCATGAGAAGCATTGTGGTAAGGATAAGTGGCTTTGTTCTTGCGGCACCACGTTTTCAAGGAAAGATAAGCTGTTTGGGCATATCACTCTTTTCCAAGGTCACACTCCAGCCATTCCTTCAGATGAAATTAAAGTAGCACCCGCCGGAACATCTGATGGAGCCACTAATAAGGTTGGAAGCGTGAATTTCAACCTTTCCTCTTATGTTTCTAGTGAAAGTGAGGTTCAAAGTAGTAGTATGGACATTAAAGGGGGGATTGATGATGCTGTTGGTTACTTCTCACCGTTGAGCTTTGATACATGTAATTTTGGTGGGTTTCATGAGTTCCCTTGA